Proteins from a single region of Ailuropoda melanoleuca isolate Jingjing chromosome 15, ASM200744v2, whole genome shotgun sequence:
- the FN3K gene encoding fructosamine-3-kinase isoform X1, translating to MAVFWVQARQMFEGEMASLEALQTTGLVRVPRPIKVIDLPGGGAAFVMEHLKMRSLSSQASKLGDQMADLHLYNQKLRDKSKAEENTVGRRAEGAEPQYVAKFGFHTVTCCGFIPQVNEWEDDWPTFFARHRLQAQLDLIEKDYADREARELWSQLQVKIPDLFCGLEIVPALLHGDLWSGNVAEDDSGPVIYDPASFYGHSEFELAIALMFGGFPRSFFTAYHRKIPKAPGFDRRLLLYQLFNYLNHWNHFGQGYRSPSLGTMRKLLK from the exons ATGGCAGTATTCTGGGTGCAGGCCCGGCAGATGTTTGAGGGAGAGATGGCAAGCCTGGAAGCCCTCCAGACCACAGGCCTGGTGCGGGTACCTCGGCCCATCAAGGTGATTGACCTGCCGGGAGGTGGGGCCGCCTTTGTGATGGAGCATCTGAAGATGAGAAGCTTGAGCAG tCAGGCATCAAAACTCGGAGACCAGATGGCGGACCTGCACCTTTACAACCAGAAGCTCAGGGATAAGTCGAAGGCGGAGGAGAACACAGTGG GCCGGAGGGCTGAGGGTGCCGAGCCCCAGTATGTGGCCAAGTTTGGCTTCCACACGGTGACGTGCTGTGGCTTCATCCCTCAG GTGAATGAGTGGGAGGATGACTGGCCGACCTTCTTTGCCCGGCACCGTCTCCAAGCACAGCTGGACCTCATTGAGAAGGACTATGCTGACCGAGAGGCACGAGAACTCTGGTCACAGCTACAg GTGAAGATCCCGGATCTGTTTTGTGGTCTAGAGATCGTCCCCGCCCTTCTTCATGGGGATCTCTGGTCGGGAAATGTGGCTGAGGACGACTCGGGGCCCGTGATTTATGACCCAGCTTCCTTCTATGGACACTCTGAGTTTGAACTGGCAATTGCTTTGATGTTTGGGGGGTTTCCCAGATCCTTCTTCACTGCCTACCACCGGAAGATCCCCAAGGCTCCAGGGTTTGACAGGCGCCTGCTGCTGTACCAGCTCTTTAACTACCTAAACCACTGGAACCACTTTGGGCAGGGGTACAGGAGCCCATCCCTGGGCACCATGAGGAAGCTGCTCAAGTAA
- the FN3K gene encoding fructosamine-3-kinase isoform X3, translating into MAVFWVQARQMFEGEMASLEALQTTGLVRVPRPIKVIDLPGGGAAFVMEHLKMRSLSSQASKLGDQMADLHLYNQKLRDKSKAEENTVGRRAEGAEPQYVAKFGFHTVTCCGFIPQVKIPDLFCGLEIVPALLHGDLWSGNVAEDDSGPVIYDPASFYGHSEFELAIALMFGGFPRSFFTAYHRKIPKAPGFDRRLLLYQLFNYLNHWNHFGQGYRSPSLGTMRKLLK; encoded by the exons ATGGCAGTATTCTGGGTGCAGGCCCGGCAGATGTTTGAGGGAGAGATGGCAAGCCTGGAAGCCCTCCAGACCACAGGCCTGGTGCGGGTACCTCGGCCCATCAAGGTGATTGACCTGCCGGGAGGTGGGGCCGCCTTTGTGATGGAGCATCTGAAGATGAGAAGCTTGAGCAG tCAGGCATCAAAACTCGGAGACCAGATGGCGGACCTGCACCTTTACAACCAGAAGCTCAGGGATAAGTCGAAGGCGGAGGAGAACACAGTGG GCCGGAGGGCTGAGGGTGCCGAGCCCCAGTATGTGGCCAAGTTTGGCTTCCACACGGTGACGTGCTGTGGCTTCATCCCTCAG GTGAAGATCCCGGATCTGTTTTGTGGTCTAGAGATCGTCCCCGCCCTTCTTCATGGGGATCTCTGGTCGGGAAATGTGGCTGAGGACGACTCGGGGCCCGTGATTTATGACCCAGCTTCCTTCTATGGACACTCTGAGTTTGAACTGGCAATTGCTTTGATGTTTGGGGGGTTTCCCAGATCCTTCTTCACTGCCTACCACCGGAAGATCCCCAAGGCTCCAGGGTTTGACAGGCGCCTGCTGCTGTACCAGCTCTTTAACTACCTAAACCACTGGAACCACTTTGGGCAGGGGTACAGGAGCCCATCCCTGGGCACCATGAGGAAGCTGCTCAAGTAA
- the FN3K gene encoding fructosamine-3-kinase isoform X2 codes for MFEGEMASLEALQTTGLVRVPRPIKVIDLPGGGAAFVMEHLKMRSLSSQASKLGDQMADLHLYNQKLRDKSKAEENTVGRRAEGAEPQYVAKFGFHTVTCCGFIPQVNEWEDDWPTFFARHRLQAQLDLIEKDYADREARELWSQLQVKIPDLFCGLEIVPALLHGDLWSGNVAEDDSGPVIYDPASFYGHSEFELAIALMFGGFPRSFFTAYHRKIPKAPGFDRRLLLYQLFNYLNHWNHFGQGYRSPSLGTMRKLLK; via the exons ATGTTTGAGGGAGAGATGGCAAGCCTGGAAGCCCTCCAGACCACAGGCCTGGTGCGGGTACCTCGGCCCATCAAGGTGATTGACCTGCCGGGAGGTGGGGCCGCCTTTGTGATGGAGCATCTGAAGATGAGAAGCTTGAGCAG tCAGGCATCAAAACTCGGAGACCAGATGGCGGACCTGCACCTTTACAACCAGAAGCTCAGGGATAAGTCGAAGGCGGAGGAGAACACAGTGG GCCGGAGGGCTGAGGGTGCCGAGCCCCAGTATGTGGCCAAGTTTGGCTTCCACACGGTGACGTGCTGTGGCTTCATCCCTCAG GTGAATGAGTGGGAGGATGACTGGCCGACCTTCTTTGCCCGGCACCGTCTCCAAGCACAGCTGGACCTCATTGAGAAGGACTATGCTGACCGAGAGGCACGAGAACTCTGGTCACAGCTACAg GTGAAGATCCCGGATCTGTTTTGTGGTCTAGAGATCGTCCCCGCCCTTCTTCATGGGGATCTCTGGTCGGGAAATGTGGCTGAGGACGACTCGGGGCCCGTGATTTATGACCCAGCTTCCTTCTATGGACACTCTGAGTTTGAACTGGCAATTGCTTTGATGTTTGGGGGGTTTCCCAGATCCTTCTTCACTGCCTACCACCGGAAGATCCCCAAGGCTCCAGGGTTTGACAGGCGCCTGCTGCTGTACCAGCTCTTTAACTACCTAAACCACTGGAACCACTTTGGGCAGGGGTACAGGAGCCCATCCCTGGGCACCATGAGGAAGCTGCTCAAGTAA